The Faecalibacterium sp. I3-3-89 sequence GCGGGCAACGGCGGCATGGGCGCAGCTGCCTACGCAGCCGCCAACGGTCTGAACTTCCGCGTCATCGAGCAGAACGGCAATGTGCAGGATACCCGCCACTGGGTCGGCGCGGTGGACGGCTTCGGCGCACAGGCACAGGGCATCAAGATGGACCGCGCAAAGCTCCTGAGCGAGGTGTCCCGCTACGCTTCCGGCAAGTGCGACCAGCGCGTCGTCAAGACCTGGATCAACGAGTCCGGCGAGATGATCGAGTTCATCCGCTCCATCATGGAGGACAAGTACGGCGTCAAGATGATCTACACCTACGGCGATGAGGCAAGATGGCCCGCCGAGAACGCCGAGCACAACACCGACTATATGTACCCGGAGATCGAGTACACCTACGACCGCAGCTCCGGCGCAGCCCGCAACGAGCTGCTGCTGGACTACATCCGCGAGCTGGGCTATGATGTGGACTTCAAGACTTCTCTGGCAAAGCTGGAGAAGGACGAGACCGGCCGCATCACCGGCGTCATCGCCCAGAGCACCGAGGACGACCACTTCATCCGCTACAACGCCAACAAGGGCGTCCTGCTGGCCTGCGGCGGCTTCCCCGGCAACCCCTACATGATGGAGCAGCTGGACCCGCTGGGCACCTCCGTCACCACCGCCTGCTCCTACTCTCCGGCCGATAAGGGCTACGGCATCCGTGCTGCGGTCTGGGCCGGCGCAAACTTCGACAAGGAAGCAGCTCCCATGCTGTTCGACCGCGGCATCGTGGCTCCCGGCGTGGACGGCGGCTATGTGGCAAGCGATTCTGCCTTCGGCGGCAAGGCCTTCCCCGGCCCCATCCGCCAGTACAACCCCGGCACCCAGCCCTTCCTGAAGGTCAACCGCAACGGTGAGCGCTTCGCCAACGAGAGCAGCCCCTACAACGACATCGTCTATGCTGCTGCCCACCAGCCGGGCCGCGTCTACGCACAGATCTGCGACGCCAATATTCTGGAGGACGCAAAGCGCTTCCACACCATCGGCTGCTCTGCCCAGACCCGTGCCGGCGGCGAGAAGTATTTCCAGGGCAAGGTCGATGAGGCGGTCGCAGCCGGCACTCTGTTCGTCTGCGACACCATCGAGGAGCTGGCCGACAAGCTGGGCTTCACCGGTGAGGCAAAAGACACCTTCCTCGCTACCGTTGACCGCTACAATGAGCTGTACGACAAGCAGGAGGATGAGGACTTCGGCAAGCCCGCTTACCGCCTGAGCGCCATCCGCACCGCCCCCTACTACGGCTGCTGGCTGGGTGCCTCCCTGCTGTGCACCGAGCAGGGCATCGCCATCAACGATAAGGGTCAGGCTCTCGACAACGACAACAAGCCCATGCCCGGCCTGTACGTCACCGGCGATATGTCCGGTTCCTTCTTCGCCAACAACTACCCCTGCCTGATGGCAGGCGTGGCAATGGGCCGCACCCTGACCTTTGCCATCAAGGCCATCAAACAGATGGGCGGTCTGGAATAAGTCGTCCCTCCGTGCTGCCTGAGCACAGGATAAAATGAAAAGACACCGCAGAAGCGCAAACTTCTGCGGTGTCTTTCGTTATTCGAAACCCTCTATACACAAAAAAACACCAGATGGGTCGATGTCTCAAAAAACAGCCTCAGCACACGGCCCGGTGGACGGGCAGAGGCTCCGTGATGTCGGGGTGGATGCCCTCACGATAATCGAGGTCGCCCTGATCGAGGCCGCGCAGCAGAACCTCGGCCGTGGCGATGTTGGTGGAGATGGGCACGCTGTGCATATCGCACAGCCGCAGCAGATTCTGCTCGTTGCTGCTGCCGGTCTCCTGCTTGAGGGGGTCGCGGAAGAAGAGCACAAGGTCTACTTCGTCACAGGCCACCCGGGCCGCGATCTGCTGGATGCCGCCCAGCTTCCCGGAGAGGTAGCAGTGCACGGGCAGACCGGTGGCCTGCGCCAGCATCCGACCGGTGGTACCGGTGGCAATGACCGTGTTGCGGGATAAGATTCCACTGTAGGCGGTACAGAACTGAAGTGCAAGTTCTTTGCGGGAGTCATGTGCGAGTATAGCAATCGTCATAACGCTCTCTCCTTCATTCCAAGTATAGTGTTGTGGGTGGGCGGATATGCTCGGAAAAGTGTCCCCGGATAGAAAACGACTTAAAAAACTGAAGCCTCGTGGAGAACAACTCTCAACAAACAGACCAAACAAGTAAGATGGTGTTGAATTATACCTTCATCTTAAATTTAACCCGCTCAAAGCTCGGATGTCAAGAGGTTTGTTGTGATTTTTGCGAGACAAAATGGGGAAAGTATGACTATAGCTTTGTGGAGAATGGCGAAAATTTGGATACAAGAATTTATTTTCCGATGAATTTGTAAAAATTTTTTCAGCCGAAAGTGTATCCTGCAGAAAAACAGTCCATTCGAATGAAACAAAAGTACAGGCCGAGGCGTCTGGCCCCGGCCTGTCGTGAAAAATGAAGAAAATTTTTATCGCAGCGGCGGTCTTGTCAAAAGATCACCGGACCTGACCGTCGCCGCGGATGATGTACTTGTAGCTGCACAGCTCGCCGAGGCCCATGGGGCCGCGGGCGTGGAGCTTCTGGGTGGAGATGCCCATCTCGCAGCCGAGGCCGAACTCGCCGCCGTCGGTGAAGCGGGTGGAGCAGTTGACGTAGACGGCAGCGCTGTCCACGGCAGCCGTAAAGAGGGCCGCGTGGGCGTCGGTCCGGGTCAGGATGGCTTCGCTGTGGCCGGTGGAGTGGGCCGCGATGTGGGCGACGGCCTCCTCCACGCTGTCCACGACCTTCACCGCGAGGATGTAGTCGAGGAACTCGGTGTCGAAGTCCTTCGGCCCGGCGGGTGTGCCCGGGATGAGGGCGGCGGCGCGCGGGTCCAGTCGCAGCTCCACCGGGTGCAGGCCCTTGGCGGTGCGGTCCGGGCCGAGGCGCTGGGCCAGCTTCGGCAGGAACCCGGCCGCGATGGCGCTGTGGACGAGGCAGACCTCCTCGGCATTGCAGACGCTGGGGCGGCTGGCCTTTGCGTTCTCGATGATGTCCAGCGCCTTGTTCTGGTCGGCGGTGTCGTCCACGAAGATGTGGCAGATGCCGGTGCCGGTCTGGATGCAGGGGACCTTTGCGTTCTCGACGCAGGCCCGGATGAGTCCGGCCCCGCCCCGGGGGATGAGCAGGTCCACATACCCCACAGCGGTCATGAGGGTGTTGGCCGAGGCGTGGGTGGTGTCCTCGATGAGGCAGACCGCCGTTTCGGGCAGGCCGTTGGCCCGCAGGCCCTGCCGCAGGGCGGCCACGATGGCGTTGGCCGAGCGCCACGCCTCCTTGCCGCAGCGGAGGATGCAGGCGTTGCCGCTCTTGATGGCGAGTGCGGCGGCGTCGCTGGTGACGTTGGGACGGCTCTCGTAGATGATGGCGATGACGCCCATCGGCACGGCGGTCTTTTCGATGAGGAGGCCGTTGGGCCGCTGGATGCGGCTCAGCACCCGGCCCACCGGGTCGGGCAGGGCGGCGACGTCCCGGATACCCTTGGCCATCGCCGCGACGCGCTGGGGCGTCAGAGCGAGGCGATCCAGCATGACGTCGCTGATCTTCCCCTTGGCAGCAGCCATATCCTCAGCGTTGGCGGCGAGGATGGCGTCCAGATGCTCCGGTGTGCCGAGGGCGTCGGCCATCCCGCAGAGGGCGGCGTTCCGGGTGGTGCCGTCCGAGAGGGCGACGGCGGTCTTGGCCGCGCGGGCGGCCTCAAGGATCTCCTGTGTGGTCATGGTCATGCCTCCTGTCTGTGGGCCGCAAAGCGGGTGCCGACGGCACGGCCCTCGGCGATGTCATAGAGCAGCTCGGGATGGGCGCCGTTGGCGATGACCATGTCGGCCCCGCTGGACGTCACCATCCGGGCGGCGCGGAGCTTGGTGGACATACCGCCGGTGCCCAGCGCCGACCCGGCCCCATCGGCCAGAGCCATCACCTCAGGGGTGATCTCTTTTACCAGCGGGATGAGCCTTGCATCCGGGTGGGTGTGGGGGTTGGCGGTGTAGAGGCCGTCGATGTCGCTCAGCAGCACCAGAAGGTCGGCTTTGATGCAGCAGGTGACGATGGCGGCGAGGGTGTCGTTGTCGCCGATGGAGGTGATCTCATCGGTGGCCACGGTGTCGTTCTCATTGATGATGGGCAGTGCGCCCAGCTCCAGCAGCCGGGTGAGGGTGTTCTGGATGTTCTCCCGGCGGCTGGCGTGCTCGACGTCCACGCCGGTGAGCAGGATCTGGGCCACCGTATGGTCATAGGCGCTGAAGAGCCGGTCGTAAACATACATCAGCTCGCACTGGCCCACGGCGGCGCAGGCCTGCTTGGAGGACATATCGGTGGGGCGGGCGGGCAGCGACAGCTTGCCCACGCCCATGCCGATGGCACCCGACGACACGAGGATGACCTCATGCCCGGCGTTCTTCAGGTCGCTGAGGACCTTTACCAGTTCCTCGGTGTGGCGGATGTTCAGCCGCCCGGTGGCGTGGGCCAGCGTAGAGGTGCCCACTTTGACGACGATGCGCATAGATTCAGCCCTTTCCCATCTCTTTTGTCTTATTGTAGGCGGCGAGGACGGCGTCCATCACAGCGCCCCGCATCCCCTTTTCTTCCAGCACCCGGACGCCTTGGATGGTGCTGCCGCCGGGGCTGCACACGGCGTCCTTGAGTGCGCCGGGGTGCTGGCCGCTCTCGAGCACCAGCTTTGCGCTGCCCAGCACCATCTGGGCGGCATACTCCTGCGCTTTGGCCCGGGGCAGGCCGCAGGCCACGCCGCCGTCGGCCAGCGCCTCGATGAACTGGTACACCCAAGCCGGGCCGCAGCCGGACACGCAGCTGGCCGCGTCGATGAGGGCCTCCGGCACGGCGTCCAGCCGCCCGGCGGGGGCCATCAGGCGGAGGAAGTCGGCCTCCTCCTCGGCGGTGACGCCGGAGGTGCAGTACTGGATCATGCCTGCCCCCACAGAGGCCGGGGTGTTGGGCATGATGCGGATGACCGGGTAGTCCCCGCCGGCCATCTCCTGAATGCGGCCAATGGACAGGCCTGCCGCCATGCTGTACAGCACGAAGCGGCCCGGCCGCTCGGCCAGCGTGAAGCGGAGAGGGGCAAGAAGCTCCTCCATCATCTGAGGCTTGACGGCCAAGAAGATAAGATCGCAGCGGCCTGCGACTTCGTCGTTGCTGGTGGTATTGCAGCCCAGCTCTGCGGCCAGCGCCTCCGCCTTGGCGGGGGTGCGGTTGGCCAGCCAGACGCTCTGGGGGTCGGTTGCCTTGCAGACGGCCCGGGCGATGGCCCCGCCCATGTTGCCGCAGCCTAAAAATCCGATGGTCTTTCTCATACTTACCCTTCCTTTCTGCTTTCCATTTAAGCACAGCCGGGCAGAAAATCAAGTATTTTGTCTCTGCTGCGGGGGAAAAGAGGCAGCCTTTGCCGGAAATAAAGAGGAAACACCCGGCGGTGGGACACAAAAAGTTCATGAAAATGTTGGAAAAGATGCTTGCACTGTCCCGACGGTCTGCGGTATCATAAAGATATGACCGATGAAAGTTGGAAAACTCTGCGCGCGGCAGAGGGACAGGCAGAGAGCCTTGGGGCAAGAGGCTCTGGCCGGAAAGGATGGGCATTCTTGTGGCACAGACGACAAAACGGGCACTGGAAGCATCGCTGAAAAAGCTGCTCCTCCGCAAGCCCCTGAATAAGATCACGATCAGCGACATCACCGAGGACTGCGGCGTCAACCGCATGACATTTTATTATCATTTCAAGGACATCTATGACCTTGTGGACTGGATCCTGATGGAGGATGCCGCCGAGGCGCTGGAGGGACTTCAGGATTTCGAGACGTGGAGCGGGGCGCTCCGGGAGATGCTGGAAAAGGTGCAGGCTAATCGGGTGCTGGTGCTGAACGTCTACCGCTCGGTCAGCCGCGAACAAGTGGAGCAGTACCTTTGTAAGATGCTGGACCCGCTGCTGCGGATATTCGTGGAGCGGCTGAACATCCCGGTAAAAGAGGAAGACAAGCAGTTCATCATCGACTTTTACAAGTACGGCTTCGTGGGGCTGGCGCTGGAATGGATCCGCCGCGACATGAAGGCCGACCCGGCCATCATGGCCGAGCGCCTGAACACCATCATGCAGGGCGACCTGAAGCGGGCCTTGCAGCGCTTCCGCACGGATGGAAAAGCATCAATCGAGACAGACTGATAAAAAATTGAGCAACAAAAGCAGGGTGATGGAAAAACTATCACCCTGCTTTTGTTGTTTATAGAACCTTTGCGGAGAAAATGTTAAAGTATTGTCAAAGAAAACCGGCAAAGAACCGGCTAAGGAGGCTGACATTATGAGTACCGCATTGGATTCTCTGAGCCACAAGGTGCAGCGTGCTGCTGTCGGGACGATGGTGGATGTCGCACTGGCCCATGTCAACAAGGACCGTCAGAAGGCGATCGCCGAGATGGTGGACGTGGCAAAGCAGTTTTACGGCGATTCGTTCAGCGAGGAGACCTACGAGCACGCCCGCGCCGTGCTGGCTGACCCGGACAGCAAGTGGTCGAAGCTCATCAACTGTGTGCTCAGCCAGACAGACCCCAATGTGGCCCGCACCACGGCCCTCAACCTCGGCTATGAGGCATTCTTCCGGGGCACCAAGACCATCCGGGAGAACCGGGTCAAGTACCGCTGCAACATCCCGTGGCTCATCCTCTTCGACCCCACTTCGGCCTGCAATATGCACTGTGTGGGCTGCTGGGCGGGCGAGTACGGCCACAAGAACAACCTCAGCTTTGAGGATATGGACAAGATCGTCACCGAAGGCAAGGCGCTGGGCGTCTACCTCTATATGCTCACCGGCGGCGAGCCGCTGGTGCGGAAGGCGGACATCCTTCGTCTGGCGGAGAAGCACAACGATGTGCAGTTCGCCATCTACACCAACTCCACCCTCATCGACGAGCCGTTCTGTGAGCAGGTGGTAAAGCTGGGCAACATCGCCTTCATGCTCTCCATCGAGGGCACGCCTTCCACCAACGATGCCCGGCGGGGCGAGGGGCACTATGCCGCTGTCATGCACGCGATGGACCTGCTGAAGGCCCACGGCATCCTCTTCGGGACGTCCATCTGCTATACGAGGGACAACCTTGAGGCCGTCACCAGCGACCACTTCATGCGGATGCTCTGCGATAAGGGCGCGCATTTCGGCTTCTACTTCCATTACATGCCGGTAGGCAACGAGGCTGCGCCCGAACTGATGCCCACCCCGGCCCAGCGCAAGTATATGCTGGAGCGCATCCGGTATCTCCGCTCGGAGAAGAGCGACATCCCGTTCTACCCGATGGACTTCCAGAACGACGGCGAGTTCGTGGGCGGCTGCATCGCAGGTGGACGCAACTACTTCCACATCAACTCGGCGGGCGACGCCGAACCCTGCGTCTTTATCCACTACTCGAACGCCAACATCCACGACAGCAGCATCCTCGACATCCTCCGCAGCCCCCTCTTCATGTCCTATCACAATGGGCAGCCTTTCAATAAAAACCACCTGCGGCCCTGTCCGATGCTGGAAAATCCCGAGCTGCTGCGGAAGATGGTCCACGACACCGGTGCCCACAGCACGGATCTGCAGTCCCCCGAGACCGTAGACCACCTCTGCGACAAGTGTGCGGCCTATGCGGCAGACTGGCAGCCTGTGGCCGACGAGATCTGGTCTCACGTCACGCTCCGGGAGAGCCGGTACGAGAACTACAAGGACTGGAGACCCACCACCGCGAAATGACTTTATCGGTCTTTCCACTGGAATAAAAATGCGCAGAAAAGCCCCCATCTTCACCGGCTGAGGCAGCCGGGAGGATGGGGGCTTGTTCTTGTTATTCTTCGCCGGAGTCGATGACGATCTCGGTCCCGCTCTCTGCTTCGGCAGGGGCGGGAGCCGGGTCATCCGGGTCGCCGAACTCTTCATGGTAGGTTTCTACCTGCCCGAGCTGGCCGTTGCGGCGGAGGCCATGGAACACCAGCTTCTTGATGATGTCGTAGATGACGGCAAACAGCGGCACACCTACGATCATGCCCACGAAGCCCCACAGCCCGCCAAACAGCAGGATGGAGAAGAGCACCCAGAAGCTGGAAAGTCCGGTGGTGTTGCCCAAGATCTTCGGGCCGATGACGTTGCCGTCCAGCTGCTGGAGCACCAGAACGAAGAGCACGAACCAGAGGGCCTTGATGGGACTCTGGATGAGGATGAGCAGGGTGGCGGGGACCGCACCGATGAAGGGGCCGAAGAAGGGGATGACGTTGGTGACGCCGATGATGACGGATACCAGCAGAGCGCTGGGGAACTTGAAGACGATGCAGGCAAAGTAGCAGAGCACGCCAATGATGGCAGAGTCCAGAATCTTGCCGTTGATGAAGCCGCCGAACATCCGGTCTGCGTAAAGGACTTCTTCCTGAATGAGCTGCGCCCAGCGGGGCTTGAAGATGCTGTAAAGGATCATCTTGGCCTGCTTGACAAGTTTTTTGCGGCTGGCCAGCAGGTAGACCGCGACGATAAGGCCGATGAGCAGGTTCTTGAACCACATCACCACGTTTATGACGCCCACGCCCACGCTGCTCAGGATGCCCTGCAGGTTTTGGAGGGAGGGCAGCAGGGTGGTGCGCAGAGAGGCCAGATTGCTCGTGATGGCATCGTAAGCGTCGTTAAAGTAGCCCATCAGGGTCGCATTGTCCAGAAAGACGTCCTGCGTGTTGACCCACCGCATGAAGCGGGCGATGCTGGTCTGGGCCGTGTAGTAGAGGGAGGTGACGCTGGAGATGACCTGCGGCACCACCATCATCACCAGCGCGTAGACCACCAGAATGCCGAAGAGCAGGGTGGCAGCGATGGCCAGCATATTGGCCAGACCGTGCATCTTCTGGGGGAAGATGCGGTGCAGAAAGTTCTCGATGGTGTTGCACACCGGCTTGAGCAGGTAGGCGATGACCGCACCATAGATGAAGGGCATCAGGATGCCGGTCATGGTGGAGACGGCGTCGCCGAAGCCGTCGAAGCGGTAGATGAAGAAGAAAAAGAGGATGCTCAGGCTTATCGCACCAAAGCCCGCCAACATTCCGTAGATGTAGGGCTTGATGTGCGGTTTTTTGTCCATCATGTGAGACTCCATTCCTGCCGCAGACGGCAGGAGCCGATACGGCGATGTTTAGATTTTGTTGCTGCGGCGCCAGATGTGCATCTTCTCGGCCTCTTTGATGAGCTGCTCACGGAAGTCGGGGTGTGCCACGTTGATGAGGGCCTCAGCCTTCTCCCAAGTGGTCAGGCCCTTGAGGTTGACGCAGCCGTACTCGGTGCAGAGATAATGCAGGTTGGCGCGGGTGTCGGTGATGATGCTGCCATTTTCCAGCGTGGGACGGATGCGGCTCTCCAGCTGGCCGGTCTTTTTATTAAAGAAGGTGGAGGACAGGCAGATGAAGCTCTTGCCGCCCTTGGAGAGGTAGGCACCCAGCACGAAGTCCAGCTGGCCGCCTGCACCGGAGATGTGCTTGATACCGGCGCTCTCCGCGTTCACCTGACCAAACAGGTCGATGTCCACCGCATTGTTGATGGAGATGAAGTTGTCCAGTGCGGAGATGCTGCGGATGTCGTTGGTGTAATCGACGGGGGCGGACATACACTCGGGATTGTTGTTGAGGTAGTCGTACATCTTCTGGGTGCCGGCACCGAAGGCGTAGACCTGACGGCCCTTGTCCAGCTGCTTGTGTGCGCCGGTGATCTTGCCGGCCTTAGCGATGTCCACAAAGGCATCGACGTACATCTCCGTGTGGACGCCGAGGTCCTTCAGGTCGCTCTGGGCGATGAGGCTGCCGATGGCGTTGGGCATACCGCCGATGCCCAGCTGCAGGCAGGCACCATTGGGGATCTGGGGCACGACGAGATTTGCGACCTTCAGATCGACCTCAGAAGCGGGGCCGGCAGCGGCCATCTGGCCAATGGGCGGGTTGCTGCCCTCCACGATGCCGGTGACCCGGGAGACGTGGACGCAGTTCTCCATGCCGCCGAGGCAGCGGGGCATATTGGTGTTGACTTCGACGACGATCTTCTTGGCCTTCTCGCAGACAGCGCCCAGATGAGAAGCGCTGGGGCCGAAGTTGAAGTAGCCGTGCTCGTCCATCGGCGTCACCTGAAAGACGGCGACATCCAGCGGGTCGGGGCTTTCGCGGTAATAGCGGGGAAGCTCAGAATACCGGATGGGGGAGTAGAACGAAAAGCCCTGTGCGATGGCCTTGCGCTCGATGCCGCCCATATGCCAGCTGTTCCAGGTCATGTGGGCAGCAGGATCGTCGATCTGGAAGATCTCGGGCACCCACATCAGGATGCCGCCGCGGAAGTTGACATTCTCCAGCTCCGGCAGGCGCTTTGCAAGGGCGGCGTCCACGGCCACAGGGGTGTTGACACACCAGCCGTAGTCCACCCAGTCGCCGCTCTTGACCAGCGCGGCAGCCTGCTCGGCGGTCATCTTTTTCTGCGCGTACATTTCCTTAAAATCCATTATAAACCATCCTCTCCTATAATAACATAAAAGAATTGTAAATTTACCATTTACATTCCTGCGGAACAAAGATCTTTGCCGGAAATTTACCGTTCGTTTCCAGTTTTGACACCGGCTTATCACATCCCGGCGGTATCCTTGGAAACAGCAGGACGGATGCCTCCGGCAGAGGCAGACTTGCTCAACTTAGTTATAACATTAACAAAGAGCAGAATCAAGCCCCCTTTCGCAAAAAATAGCCCTACGGACAAGGTGACTAAAAATCTTAGCAATTTGTGGGGATAATTTGGTACGACAAAAACAAATTTTTTTGAAAAAAGACTTGATAAAATTTTGACAATATGGTTTACTTAATGTGTACCAAGACAAAGCGCCCCAGTGTGACGTTAATTGACTAAAAATTAACGATGTTGCGAGGGGCGTATGCCTCGATACTTGAAGCGGGAACTGAAAAGTGCTATCATGGCAACACCAAATTGCGCTTTTCCAAAGCGCGGCGATAAAGGAGACCATACCGATGGCAACAGCAGTTTACCCCGGGTCCTTCGACCCGGTCACGAGAGGACATCTCGACATCATCAAGCGGGCAGCAAAGATCAACGACCACCTCATTGTGGCAGTGCTCATCAACAGCGCGAAGAACCCTCTGTTCACCGTAGAGGAGCGGGTGGCGCTGCTGCAGGAGTGCTGCAAGGACATCCCGAATGTGACGGTGGAGAGCTTTGACGGCCTGACCGTGGAGTTCGCCAAGAAGCGCCACGCCTCGGTGATGGTGCGGGGCCTGCGGGCCGTGACGGATTTCGAAAACGAGATCCAGCTGGCGCAGACCAACCACGCACTGATGCCCGGCATCGAGACCATGTTCCTCGCCACCAGCATCAAGTGGAGCTACCTTTCCTCCACCATCGTCAAGGAGGCTGCCCGCTACGGCAGCAACATCTCCAAGTTCGTGACGCCCAACGTAGAAGCGGCCATCCACGCGAAAGTGGAGCAACTTCAGGCAGAAGGAAAGACCATCTGATCCCTTTTATCATGCAGAAAGGCTCTCGGGCCTTTTGATAGATCGTTTTACGAAAACCCCGTAAATATACACATTTCAGGAGGCTATTAACATGAAAAAAATTGTTATCGCATCTGCCTGCCGTACCGCTATTGGTAAGTTTGGCGGCACTCTGGCAAACGTCCCTGCTGCTGAGCTTGGCTCCATCGTCATCAAGGAAGCTCTGAACCGTGCAAACGTGAAGCCTGAGCAGGTCGATCATGTTTACATGGGCTGCGTCATTCAGGCTGGTCTGGGCCAGAACGTCGCCCGTCAGGCTTCCCTGAAGGCTGGCCTGCCCATCGAGACCCCCGCCGTCACCGTCAACGTGGTCTGCGGCTCTGGTCTGAACTGCGTCAACATGGCTGCTCAGATGATCGAGGCTGGCGATGCTGACATCGTGGTCGCAGGCGGCATGGAGAACATGGATATGGCTCCCTTCGCCCTGCAGAAGGCCCGCTACGGCTACCGCATGGGTTCTCCCATGGGCAAGAGCGAGCTGGTCGATACCATGGTCAACGATGCACTGTGGGATGCCTGCGGCTTCAACAAGCACATGGGCATGACCGCTGAGAATGTCTGCAGCAACGAGACCTATCAGAAGAAGTACGGCTACAGCCCCATCACCCGTGAGCAGCTGGATGAGTTCTCCTACAACAGCCAGATCAAGGCTGACAAGGCCATCAAGGACGGCGCATTCAAGGACGAGATCGTTCCTGTCGTCATCAAGGGCAAGAAGGGCGACACCGTGTTCGATACCGATGAAGGCCCCCGTCTGACCCCGGTCGAGAAGCTGGGCACCCTGAAGCCCGCCTTCACCAAGGACGGCATCGTGACCGCTGGCAACTCTTCTGCTATCAACGATGGCGCTGCTGCTCTGGTCGTCATGAGCGAGGAGAAGGCTAAGGAGCTGGGCATCAAGCCTCTGGCTACTTGGGTCGCAGGTGCTCTGGCAGGCGTCGAGCCTGAGGTCATGGGTCTCGGCCCCATCGCTGCCACCAAGAAGGTCATGGCAAAGACCGGCCTGACCGTTGATGATATGGATCTGATCGAGGCCAACGAGGCATTCGCAGCTCAGTCCATCGCAGTCGGCGAGGCTCTGGGCTTCGACAAGGACAAGCTGAACGTCAACGGCGGCGCCATCGCTCTGGGCCACCCGGTCGGCGCTTCCGGCGCTCGTATCCTCGTCACCCTGCTGTATGCTATGAAGCATCGTGGTGCAAAGAAGGGTCTGGCTACCCTGTGCATCGGCGGCGGCATGGGCTGCGCAACCATCGTCGAGATGGACTAAGTTCCCTTTGAAGGGTCACTCCGGATATTGATACCGCCCGGACAAGGGGCAGGACCGGAGACCTGTCCCCCTGTCCGGGGGCTGATTTGAGTAAGATATAACCTGATTGGAGGTTTTCACAATGGCATTTGTAAAAACCGAGGTGCAGGGCGCTGTCGAGATCATCACCATCGACCGCCCGAAGGCACTGAACGCCCTGAACCCCGAGGTTCTGGCTGACCTGAAGGCTGCTTTCGAGGCAGTCGATCAGGAGACCATCCGCTGCATCGTCCTGACCGGCGAAGGCGACAAGAGCTTCGTGGCAGGCGCTGACATCGGCTCCATGAGCACCATGACCAAGGCTGAGGGCGAGGCTTTCGGCAAGCTGGGCAATGATGTGTTCCTGATGATCGAGAGCTTCCCCATCCCCGTCATCGCAGCCGTCAACGGCTTCGCACTGGGCGGCGGCAATGAGCTGGCTATGAGCTGCGACATCCGCATCTGCTCCGACAACGCTGTGTTCGGTCAGCCGGAAGTCGGTCTGGGCATCACCCCGGGCTTCGGCGGCACCCAGCGTCTGGCCCGTCTGGTGGGCATGGGCATGGCAAAGCAGCTGGTCTACTCTGCACTGAACATCAAGGCAGACGAGGCATACCGCATCGGTCTGGTCAACGCAGTGTATCCGCAGGCTGAGCTGATGGAGAATGTCCTGAAGCTGGCAGGCAAGATCGCCAAGAACGCCCCCATCGCGGTGCGCAACTGCAAGAAGGCCATCAATGACGGCATCAGCCTCCCCATCGAGAAGGCTGTCGAAGTCGAAGAG is a genomic window containing:
- a CDS encoding enoyl-CoA hydratase-related protein: MAFVKTEVQGAVEIITIDRPKALNALNPEVLADLKAAFEAVDQETIRCIVLTGEGDKSFVAGADIGSMSTMTKAEGEAFGKLGNDVFLMIESFPIPVIAAVNGFALGGGNELAMSCDIRICSDNAVFGQPEVGLGITPGFGGTQRLARLVGMGMAKQLVYSALNIKADEAYRIGLVNAVYPQAELMENVLKLAGKIAKNAPIAVRNCKKAINDGISLPIEKAVEVEEKLFGDCFETHDQKEGMACFLSREKPKPKAVFTNN